A window from Penicillium oxalicum strain HP7-1 chromosome VIII, whole genome shotgun sequence encodes these proteins:
- a CDS encoding Deoxycytidylate deaminase, with protein MLIGLCGGICAGKHAIAEYLIQQEGFQLLEVASQADTAITDKPSDHQLLLQASGTRGDHGLHALKTPSEFIFETAEALLNFVTKRWQEKWVTTDIADGRTLDRFLLRPFFLLVSVDAPVSLRWKRFSERCRQRQLDPPDLERFVLWNDRHLYEKDIGRVYLTDRAQVRLFNSSSSFEELHEALKTLNLADEQRLRPNWDQYFMQLASLAAQRSNCMKRRVGCVLVRERRVISTGYNGTPRHLPNCNEGGCPRCNRGDGGGVGLSTCLCLHAEENALLEAGRERIREGAILYCDTCPCLTCTVKITQVGISEVVYSQGYNMDKDSAAILEAAGVKLRQFSPPSNGLIYLQGSE; from the exons ATGCTTATCGGGTTGTGTGGAG GCATTTGCGCGGGCAAACATGCTATTGCTGAGTACTTGATTCAACAGGAAGGGTTTCAACTCCTTGAAGTTGCTTCCCAGGCCGATACAGCAATTACCGATAAGCCCAGCGACCACCAGCTCCTTCTCCAAGCCTCGGGCACTAGGGGAGACCATGGTCTTCATGCTCTGAAAACTCCATCAGAATTCATTTTCGAGACCGCGGAGGCTCTTTTAAATTTTGTGACCAAGCGATGGCAAGAAAAGTGGGTGACCACTGATATCGCCGACGGCAGGACCCTCGACCGCTTCTTGCTTCGTCCATTCTTCCTCCTGGTGAGCGTTGACGCCCCCGTCAGTCTTCGCTGGAAGCGCTTCTCAGAACG ATGCCGCCAGCGACAACTAGATCCCCCTGATTTGGAGAGATTTGTGCTGTGGAATGACCGTCATCTGTACGAAAAGGACATTGGACGGGTCTACCTCACCGACCGGGCTCAAGTGCGCCTTTTCaactcctcctcgtcttTCGAGGAGCTTCACGAGGCTCTCAAGACCCTCAATTTGGCCGATGAGCAGCGCCTGCGACCGAATTGGGACCAGTACTTCATGCAGCTTGCATCTCTTGCCGCACAACGCAGCAATTGTATGAAGCGGCGTGTCGGGTGTGTTCTCGTTAGGGAGCGTCGAGTCATCAGCACGGGCTACAACGGAACACCTCGGCACTTGCCCAACTGTAACGAGGGTGGAT GCCCTCGTTGTAATCGAggcgatggtggtggtgttggaCTTTCCACCTGCTTATGTCTTCATGCCGAGGAGAACGCGCTTCTAGAAGCGGGTCGAGAACGTATTCGAGAAGGCGCGATTCTTTATTGTGATAC ATGTCCTTGTTTGACATGCACAGTCAAAATTACCCAAGTTGGAATCTCGGAAGTTGTGTATTCGCAAGGTTACAATATGGACAAAGAT AGCGCAGCCATTCTCGAGGCAGCGGGAGTAAAACTGC
- a CDS encoding Ubiquitin-like modifier-activating enzyme atg7: MQYAPYASDIELPFYTALASHKINHDKLDDSARSVLGLYEIRSTDADNASCRIQIHSNALINTEAPAGYYRAEGMIRNVNTIEDYRNMDKSQMLNQAGKTIWDAIQDGTIFSCPSLLSSFVILSFADLKKYKFYYWFAFPAIHSDPSWVPAASQPGEAGNADKLLGEHLSPQHSTSLVDAVQTWSYGVDSRQRGFFLARKVRSQKDASVDGEWRIAALSEYENGFFKETALEDQYVCFADPSNYESAPGWMLRNLLVLVKQRWGLDRVQILRYRDVQSRRDQGRSMVIRLETKPADKEVSSRASSEQKPVQMPKITGWERNPAGKLAGRIVNLNEYMDPARLADQSVDLNLKLMKWRISPTLNLDQIKQTKCLLLGAGTLGSYVARNLLGWGVRKITFVDKGTVSFSNPVRQPLFTFNDCLNGGAPKALRASQALTEIYPGVDTSGHQLSIPMAGHPIIDEDATRTEFEALQKLIDEHDAIFLLMDTRESRWLPTVMGKAAGKIVMNAALGFDSFVVMRHGVSESVGTEGGLGCYFCNDVVAPANSIKDQTLDQQCTVTRPGIAAIASALLVELLVSIVQHPLGAAAPAPMTKSDDQGDHPLGLVPHQIRGFLANFENITVTGRSYSCCSACSDRVIDAYREHGWDMVKRALNERGYVEELSGLREVQEKAEAALANVEWDEGSDDGEAEII, translated from the exons ATGCAGTACGCTCCGTATGCGTCTGACATCGAGCTGCCGTTCTACACGGCCCTCGCCTCACACAAGATCAACCATGATAAGCTAGATGATTCCGCTCGTTCGGTGCTGGGACTATACGAGATCCGCTCCACCGATGCAGACAATGCAAGTTGTCGAATCCAGATTCACAGCAATGCTCTAATCAACACTGA AGCTCCGGCGGGTTACTACCGTGCTGAGGGCATGATCAGAAACGTAAATACTATCGAAGATTATCGGAATATGGATAAATCGCAAATGCTCAATCAAGCTGGGAAGACG ATTTGGGACGCGATTCAAGACGGTACAATCTTCTCCTGTCCATCTCTACTATCCTCCTTCGTCATTCTTTCGTTCGCCGACCTGAAAAAGTACAAATTCTACTACTGGTTCGCTTTCCCTGCCATCCACTCCGATCCGTCGTGGGTCCCCGCTGCTTCACagcctggagaagctggcaaCGCGGATAAGCTGCTCGGTGAGCATCTGTCTCCTCAGCATAGCACCAGTCTTGTGGATGCTGTGCAGACCTGGAGCTATGGGGTGGATAGTCGCCAACGCGGCTTTTTCCTTGCTCGCAAGGTTCGTTCCCAGAAGGACGCCTCTGTCGACGGTGAATGGCGTATCGCAGCGCTATCCGAATATGAGAATGGATTCTTCAAAGAGACAGCCTTGGAGGACCAATATGTGTGTTTTGCAGATCCCTCGAACTATGAGAGTGCACCAGGATGGATGCTCCGCAATTTGTTGGTGCTTGTGAAGCAGCGCTGGGGGCTTGATCGTGTCCAGATTCTCCGGTACCGTGACGTTCAATCAAGGCGCGATCAGGGGCGCAGCATGGTCATTCGTCTTGAAACGAAGCCTGCAGATAAAGAGGTCAGCTCGCGCGCTTCATCCGAGCAGAAACCTGTTCAGATGCCCAAGATCACGGGGTGGGAACGGAATCCAGCTGGCAAGTTGGCTGGCAGGATTGTGAATCTAAACGAATACATGGATCCCGCGAG GCTGGCAGATCAATCAGTCGATCTTAATCTTAAGCTCATGAAATGGCGTATCAGCCCGACGCTAAATCTTGACCAAATTAAACAAACCAAATGTCTGCTACTCGGAGCTGGCACTCTCGGTAGTTATGTTGCACGGAATCTGCTG GGATGGGGTGTGAGAAAGATAACTTTTGTGGATAAGGGCACTGTCTCATTTTCCAACCCAGTTCGCCAACCACTCTTCACGTTCAATGACTGTTTGAATGGGGGTGCGCCCAAAGCACTCCGGGCATCGCAAGCCTTGACGGAAATCTACCCGGGAGTGGACACGTCCGGCCATCAGCTTTCGATTCCCATGGCAGGTCACCCGATCATAGATGAGGATGCGACACGGACCGAGTTTGAAGCTCTCCAGAAACTCATCGATGAACACGATGCAATCTTTCTACTAATGGATACCCGAGAATCACGATGGCTACCTACAGTGATGGGCAAAGCAGCTGGGAAGATCGTAATGAACGCGGCCTTGGGCTTTGATTCATTCGTGGTAATGCGTCATGGGGTCTCCGAGTCTGTGGGGACCGAGGGGGGGTTGGGATGCTACTTTTGCAATGATGTTGTGGCACCTGCCAAC TCTATCAAAGATCAAACTCTTGACCAGCAATGCACAGTCACCCGTCCGGGTATTGCGGCGATAGCGTCCGCGCTTTTGGTGGAGTTACTCGTCTCGATTGTTCAACATCCCCTGGGCGCTGCAGCGCCGGCCCCAATGACAAAGAGTGATGATCAGGGTGACCATCCTCTGGGTCTTGTGCCGCATCAAATTCGAGGGTTCCTTGCCAATTTCGAGAACATTACCGTTACTGGTAGAAGCTACTCATGTTGTAGCGCTTGTTCAGACAGAGTGATCGACGCCTATCGTGAGCATGGCTGGGACATGGTCAAGAGAGCTCTCAACGAGCGCGGCTATGTGGAAGAATTGAGTGGGCTCAGGGAG GTCCAAGA